The Anaerohalosphaeraceae bacterium genomic interval ACCCGTGCATTAAAGATGATTTGTCGAGGGAAAAAGTCGGAAAAAGTTTCCGCATTTCCCCAGCCGTTTTGAAAAAGGATAATCAGGCCGTTGGACTTGACGAGTTTCGAATGGGCGGACAAATTTTTCGCCGCCGTTTGGGTGTCGCTGGATTTGGTGCACACGAGAATAAAATCGTACCGGCTGTCCGGGATTTCTTCGAGGGATTCATAGACCCGGAATGCGGTCGGCGGGAAAAAGGCTTCCCCGAAGATTCCTTTTCGGAACAGGCCTTCCTGCCGAAGCGGCTCGGCGGTGTGGGGACGAGCCAGCAGAGAGGTTTGAATCCCGGCTTTCAGCAGGCAGGAGGCAATTCCCAACCCCACGGCACCGGCACCGTAGATAAGAACAGAGAATTCTTGTTGTTTTGCTGTCATTTTTTTGATTAAACCATATTATAGACGAGCCGACAAGCCGTTACCGCCGGAGAAGCGCAAGCAGTCCTTATCGTGTCGGCCTGCAGGTTGGCTGGAAGGCAGATGAGCAAGGAATGAGTCAAGACAGACCCATTTTTGTCGTGAGCGATTTGCATATGGGGGATGGGGGGCCGCGGGATAATTTTGCGGCGGACCACAAAGCCGAGCAGTTCAGTCGTTTTTTGGATTATGTGGAGCAAGAGGGTGGAGAATTGTTTATTTTGGGGGATTTGTTTGAGTTCTGGCAGGCGAACGTGGGGCGTGTAATTGTCCGTCGAATGGATTTTCTGGAGCGGTTTGCCCGGATGGGAGCAATCTATGTTGTCGGCAATCACGATGCAGATTTGGAGGATTTAATCGGCACAGGGCTTCTGGCCCATCCGTTCTTTGAGCGGATGACGCGTCCGTTTGAACGGACGATAGGGATGCGGCGGTTTAAGTTTATGCATGGGCATGAATTGGACCCGTTTAATCGGGATGGAACCCCTCGATGGGGGCGTGTACTGGCGATTTTGTGTGGAATGATAGAGGACCGAAAAGGTTCGCCGCTGCTTTCGGCAGGGGGACTAAGCGAAAGGGCCTTGCTGCGGATGGGGCGCAGTTTCATGTGGATGTGGAACAACTCGGTGAATCTGCTGGAGCGGAGTCGGGTCCGTCAGCCGCGGCATCGGATGAACGAGTCGTTGACGCCGGCTCAGGACCCGGCCAGAGAAAAGGGAATTTTGGCGTTGTACCAGCGGGACCGGCTGGAGAACGGGTATGATGTGCTGGTGGCAGGGCATACCCATCATGCGGTTTTGATTAACGGCTGGTACTGCAACAGCGGCTGCTGGGTAGGGCTTCGAAACAGTTTTCTCCGGATCGAACCCGACGGGACTGTTCGTTTGTGGGGCTGGAAAGACAATCAGCCGGTGGAACCGCGAAAAAAATCCAGGAAACCGCTTGATGTAATTTAAGGAGAGCATCCGTTCATGAGTCTGTCTATATCCGCCGGCCGGAAAACCCGGAAAAAATTGTCACTGCTGCGGGAGATTTTCAAGGGCAATCAGAGTCTTCTGGTGGTCCTTCAGGATAATCCGGACCCGGATTCCATTGCATCGGCACTGCTTTTGCGGAAGCTGGCGAATTCGCTGGCCGACATTGCCTGTTCGCTGGTGTACGGAGGACGAATCGGGCGAGCGGAAAATCGGGCGCTGGTTCGCTATTTATCGGTCAATTTGCGGGCGGCGTCGGAGGTTGATTTCAACAGCTACGATTTGATAGCGATGGTGGATACACAGCCGGGAACCGGCAATAATTGTCTGCCGGCGGAAATGGAGCCGGATATTGTGATTGACCATCACAAGTGCCGCCGGCGTACTCGACAGTGCCGCTTTACGGATATACGCAGCCGGTACGGGGCGACGGTTACAATTCTGTATGAATATCTTCAGGAGGCGGGGATTGAAATCGACAGCACACTGGCCACGGCGATTTTGTATGCGATTCGCTCAGATACGCAGGATTTCGGACGGGATACCACGCAGGCGGATTTGAATGCGGTGATGGCGGTGTATCCGCTGGCCAACAAACGGATTCTCGCGCAGATTCAGCGAGGCCGGGTGGAACGCAGCTATTTTCAGATGCTCAGCGACGGTCTTCGCAATGCGCGGGTGTATGGTCCGGCTGTTGTAACAGGGCTGGGGAAAGTGGACAATCCGGATATGATAGGAGAGATTGCGGATTTGCTGCTGCGGGACGATGAGACGGACTGGTCTGTCTGCTACGGTTTTTTTGAACAGCGGTTTTTGATATCGATTCGAACGAGTGCGGAGCCGCCTCGGGCGGATAAAGTGATTCGGCATGTGATCGGCCGCAAAGGCACCGGCGGGGGGCATCCGAGCTATGCGGGCGGACAGATTCCGCTGGACTCCGATGAGCCGATTCAGATTCGCCGGCTGGAACGGAGGATTCTTAAGCGGTTTTTGGAGGCCGTCGGGGCGGCAGGAGCCAAAGAGGAGAAGCTGATTCAATCCTGAAGGGAATCGGTCAGGTGCTTTTCAGCACGGCATCAATGTCGGCCAATTCAATCTGATTCAGGGGAGGGGCTGTGAGGGCTTTTAGATTTTCAAGAATCTGCTCCGGTCGGCTGGCTCCGATGAGGGCGGAGGTGATGCGGCTGTCTCGAAGGACCCATGTGAGGGCCATTTGAGCCAGCGATTGTCCGCGGCGGCGGGCCAGCTCGTTCAGATGAACCAATTTTGCACGAAGGGCCTCGGTAATCTGTTCTTTCTTCAGGAAGCCGTGCGGTTTGGCGGCACGGGAGTCAGCGGGGATGTCTTTTAAGTATTTGTCAGTCAAAAGCCCCTGAGCCAGCGGACAGAATGCAATGCAGCCGACGCCCAGGGTGCCGAGGGTATCGAGCAGGCCGTTGGTTTCGATATCCCGTACAAGCATCGAGTATTTGGGCTGATGAATCAGAAGGCGGTGGCCGCAGGATTGCAGCCATTCAAAGGCCTTGCGGGTCTGGTCGGCGGGATAGTTGGATAATCCGACGTACAGGGCCTTTCCCCGTTGGAGGATGTGGTCGAGCGCGGCGCAGGTTTCCTCTAAGGGGGTTTTGGGGTCGGGGCGATGGGAGTAGAAGATATCCACATAGTCCAGCCCCATCCGCTTCAGAGACTGGTCTAAACTGGCCATCAGGTATTTTCGGGAGCCGCCGTCGCCGTAGGGCCCCGGCCACATATAGTAGCCCGCTTTGGTGGATATGATGAGTTCGTCTCTCCAGGCGGCCAGGTCTTCTTTGAGGATTTTTCCGAAGTTTCGTTCGGCGGAGCCGGGGGGCGGGCCGTAATTGTTGGCCAGGTCAAAGTGCGTAATGCCGTTGTCAAAGGCCGTTAGAATCATTCGGCGTGCGGTCTGAAAGTCGTCCACGTCGCCGAAATTGTGCCACAGGCCCAGCGAAAGCGCCGGCAGACGCAGACCGCTTGTACCGGAGGGCCTGTATTCCATTTTTGCATAACGATTTTCGGCGGGCTGGTACGACATAAAGTGAATCCTTACTTACAATTGGAGGCGGATTGTTTCCGCCGGTTTCTTTTCTCCTGTTCGCGCTGGTTTTCAAGCCGGCGGTATTTTCGGATTTTTCGAATGATTTGTTTTTCAAGCCAACCCCAGAGGCCCAGCGACTTGAAGGTCATGGCAAAGGCGGCATCTTTTCCGATGATGTAATGGGCTTTGGGTTTTTCGCAGGAGATGATGCGGACAATCAGGTCCGCTACCTGCTGCGGGTCGCCGGCACGGGGCAGAAT includes:
- a CDS encoding UDP-2,3-diacylglucosamine diphosphatase, whose translation is MSQDRPIFVVSDLHMGDGGPRDNFAADHKAEQFSRFLDYVEQEGGELFILGDLFEFWQANVGRVIVRRMDFLERFARMGAIYVVGNHDADLEDLIGTGLLAHPFFERMTRPFERTIGMRRFKFMHGHELDPFNRDGTPRWGRVLAILCGMIEDRKGSPLLSAGGLSERALLRMGRSFMWMWNNSVNLLERSRVRQPRHRMNESLTPAQDPAREKGILALYQRDRLENGYDVLVAGHTHHAVLINGWYCNSGCWVGLRNSFLRIEPDGTVRLWGWKDNQPVEPRKKSRKPLDVI
- a CDS encoding DHH family phosphoesterase yields the protein MSLSISAGRKTRKKLSLLREIFKGNQSLLVVLQDNPDPDSIASALLLRKLANSLADIACSLVYGGRIGRAENRALVRYLSVNLRAASEVDFNSYDLIAMVDTQPGTGNNCLPAEMEPDIVIDHHKCRRRTRQCRFTDIRSRYGATVTILYEYLQEAGIEIDSTLATAILYAIRSDTQDFGRDTTQADLNAVMAVYPLANKRILAQIQRGRVERSYFQMLSDGLRNARVYGPAVVTGLGKVDNPDMIGEIADLLLRDDETDWSVCYGFFEQRFLISIRTSAEPPRADKVIRHVIGRKGTGGGHPSYAGGQIPLDSDEPIQIRRLERRILKRFLEAVGAAGAKEEKLIQS
- the mgrA gene encoding L-glyceraldehyde 3-phosphate reductase, giving the protein MSYQPAENRYAKMEYRPSGTSGLRLPALSLGLWHNFGDVDDFQTARRMILTAFDNGITHFDLANNYGPPPGSAERNFGKILKEDLAAWRDELIISTKAGYYMWPGPYGDGGSRKYLMASLDQSLKRMGLDYVDIFYSHRPDPKTPLEETCAALDHILQRGKALYVGLSNYPADQTRKAFEWLQSCGHRLLIHQPKYSMLVRDIETNGLLDTLGTLGVGCIAFCPLAQGLLTDKYLKDIPADSRAAKPHGFLKKEQITEALRAKLVHLNELARRRGQSLAQMALTWVLRDSRITSALIGASRPEQILENLKALTAPPLNQIELADIDAVLKST